The following proteins come from a genomic window of Neoarius graeffei isolate fNeoGra1 chromosome 26, fNeoGra1.pri, whole genome shotgun sequence:
- the si:dkey-33m11.8 gene encoding trypsin-3 → MRVPDRNMKNCVEYSLLFVISIIQVSLQQRIIGGPEVKLYSIKYQASLQYNNQHYCGGTLIHPQWVVSAAHCWKPNYLIKVVLSEHDLFKKEGVEQEFNVSRTLVYYLYNYRTFDNDIMLLKLERPANLNANVQPVQLPSTNMPPFSSDMMCVVSGWGVTEVYSYHLSPVLRAVDVQIIPTCQLYYYYKITNNMVCAGSPLGGKDSCQGDSGGPLVCNGYFEGIVSWGIGCANPYFPGVYTKVRNYIQWINWIIDTQSG, encoded by the exons ATGCGCGTACCAGATAGAAA catgaaGAACTGTGTTGAATATTCACTGCTTTTTGTCATTTCCATTATTCAAG TTTCCCTACAGCAAAGGATCATTGGAGGCCCAGAGGTTAAACTGTATTCCATAAAATACCAGGCGTCGCTACAGTACAACAACCAGCACTACTGTGGAGGAACTCTTATTCACCCACAGTGGGTGGTGTCTGCTGCACACTGCTGGAAGCC AAACTATTTGATCAAAGTAGTGCTGAGTGAGCACGATCTCTTCAAGAAAGAGGGAGTGGAGCAGGAGTTTAATGTCTCCAGAACCCTGGTCTACTACCTGTACAACTACAGGACATTTGATAATGACATAATGCTCCTGAAG CTTGAACGACCAGCTAACCTGAATGCTAACGTGCAGCCGGTTCAGCTGCCAAGCACAAACATGCCACCATTCTCCAGTGACATGATGTGTGTGGTGAGTGGCTGGGGGGTCACGGAGGTCTACAGCTACCATCTGTCTCCAGTCCTACGTGCTGTAGATGTACAGATCATCCCCACATGCCAGCTCTACTATTACTACAAGATAACAAACAACATGGTGTGTGCCGGCTCTCCACTGGGAGGAAAAGACTCATGCCAG GGTGATTCTGGCGGCCCTCTCGTATGTAACGGCTACTTTGAAGGCATCGTCTCCTGGGGCATTGGTTGTGCCAATCCATATTTCCCTGGCGTCTACACCAAAGTTCGTAACTACATCCAGTGGATCAACTGGATCATTGACACCCAAAGTGGCTAG
- the cdab gene encoding cytidine deaminase b, whose protein sequence is MGDLKGGQELLHELTRGSNINSSGVKELIRHSLEAKNFAYCPYSKFRVGAALVAHDGKVFTGCNVENACYNLGICAERTAISKAVSEGYRDFKAIAIASDLCEQFISPCGACRQFMREFGGSWVVYLSKSDGSYIERTVEELLPESFGPEDLKRKKMHTIPKEF, encoded by the exons ATGGGAGACCTGAAAGGGGGACAGGAACTGCTACATGAGCTGACACGGGGTTCGAATATAAACTCCTCCGGGGTAAAGGAGTTGATCCGACACTCTCTGGAGGCTAAAAATTTTGCATACTGTCCCTACAGCAAGTTCCGAGTTGGGGCTGCACTTGTGGCCCATGACGGCAAAgtgttcacag GCTGCAATGTTGAAAATGCCTGCTACAACCTGGGCATCTGCGCAGAGAGGACTGCCATCTCGAAGGCCGTATCAGAAGGATACAGAGATTTCAAAGCCATCGCAATAGCCAG TGATTTGTGTGAACAGTTCATCTCCCCCTGTGGAGCGTGTCGGCAGTTCATGAGAGAA TTTGGTGGCAGCTGGGTGGTGTACTTATCCAAATCAGATGGTTCGTACATAGAGAGGACAGTTGAAGAACTGCTGCCCGAGTCTTTCGGACCAGAGGATCTGAAGAGGAAGAAGATGCACACTATTCCAAAGGAGTTTTAA